In a genomic window of Anoplopoma fimbria isolate UVic2021 breed Golden Eagle Sablefish chromosome 6, Afim_UVic_2022, whole genome shotgun sequence:
- the LOC129092154 gene encoding polyribonucleotide nucleotidyltransferase 1, mitochondrial → MRYLLQLGRSFTRLHLRLCHQSVYSNHTNPRGLLVDLGEKKLEISSGRFARFADGSAVVQLGDTSVMVTAVSKTKPSPSQFMPLVVDYRQKAAAAGRIPTNYLRREMGTTDNEILTSRLIDRCIRPLFPSGYFYDTQVLCNLLAVDGVNDPDVLAINAASAALALSDIPWHGPIGAVRVGMVDGEMIINPTRNEMTASSLNLIVAGAPSSQVVMIEASAENVLQQDFCHAVKVGVKHTQQIILAIQQLVREQKITKRTPVKIFAAPTDMVEHVRQSASKKIYAVFTDYTHDKISRDEAINKVRLETEEDLKERFPQAEPYEVIESFNTVSKEVFRSLILNEYKRCDGRELTALRNISCDVDLFKPLHGSALFQRGQTQVLSSVTFDSLESSIKADIITTALSGIKSKNFMLHYEFPPYATNEIGKMGGINRRELGHGALAEKALRPVIPKDFPFTIRVTAEVLESNGSSSMASACGGSLALMDAGVPISSAVAGVAIGLISKANPEKPTEIVDYRLLTDILGIEDYLGDMDFKLAGTNKGITALQADVKIPGLPLKVVMEAIQQATVAKREILGIMNKCIAKPRETRKENGPVVENVRVPISRRARFVGPGGYNLRRLQAQTGVTISQVDEETFSVFAPTPGAMSEAQDFISEICKDDQELQLEFGAIYTATIIEIRDIGVMVKLYPNMSAVLLHNSQLDHKRIKHPSALGLEVGQQIQVKYFGRDPTDGRMRLSRKVLQSPAASVVKTLSEKQSISMGSSNGQTTSTDL, encoded by the exons ATGAGGTATTTGCTCCAACTGGGTCGCTCGTTCACCCGCCTCCACCTGCGTTTATGTCACCAGAGTGTTTACAGCAACCACACCAACCCACGAGGACTGCTAGTGGACCTTGGGGAGAA GAAACTTGAGATCTCTTCTGGGAGGTTTGCTAGATTTGCTGATGGATCTGCTGTAGTACAG CTGGGAGATACCTCCGTGATGGTGACTGCTGTGAGCAAAACCAAACCTTCTCCGTCTCAGTTCATGCCTCTTGTG gtggacTACAGACAgaaagcagctgctgcaggtcgAATCCCCACAAACTATTTGAGGCGAGAGATGGGGACCACTGACAACGAGATCCTCACCAGCAGACTCATAG ACAGGTGTATCAGACCGCTGTTCCCTTCTGGCTACTTTTACGACACTCAG GTCCTTTGTAACCTGCTGGCAGTCGACGGTGTCAATGATCCAGATGTGCTGGCTATTAATGCAG cTTCTGCTGCTCTGGCGCTGTCGGACATCCCCTGGCATGGACCCATAG gtGCTGTGCGTGTGGGCATGGTAGATGGAGAGATGATTATTAACCCCACTAGGAACGAGATGACGGCCAGCAGTCTTAACCTCATTGTGGCCGGAGCCCCCAGCAGTCAAGTGG TGATGATTGAGGCGTCGGCTGAGAACGTGCTGCAGCAGGACTTTTGCCATGCGGTGAAGGTGGGAGTCAAACACACGCAGCAGATCATACTGGCCATCCAGCAGCTGGTGCGGGAACAGAAGATCACCAAGCGAACCCCGGTCAAGATCTTCGCGGCCCCGACTGACATGGTGGAACATGTTCGGCA ATCAGCTTCCAAGAAGATCTATGCTGTTTTCACTGATTACACTCACGATAAG ATTTCAAGAGATGAAGCTATCAACAAAGTCCGACTAGAAACTGAGGAGGACCTAAAAG AACGATTCCCTCAGGCTGAGCCCTATGAAGTCATCGAATCCTTCAACACTGTGAGCAAAGAAGTCTTTCGCAGTTTAATTCTAAATGAGTACAAGAG GTGTGATGGGAGGGAGCTGACTGCTTTAAGGAACATTTCCTGCGATGTGGACCTCTTTAAACCGCTGCATGGCTCCGCTCTGTTCCAGAGAGGACAAACACAG gtGCTGAGCAGTGTCACGTTTGATTCCCTGGAATCCAGTATCAAAGCAGATATTATCACCACAGCTTTGAG tGGCATCAAATCCAAGAATTTCATGCTTCATTATGAG tTCCCTCCGTATGCAACCAATGAGATTGGAAAGATGGGAGGTATCAACAGGAGAGAGCTTGgacatg GGGCCCTGGCTGAGAAAGCTCTGAGACCAGTCATCCCTAAAGACTTCCCTTTCACTATCCGGGTCACCGCTGAGGTGCTTGAGTCAAACG GATCTTCCTCAATGGCCTCCGCATGTGGAGGCAGCCTCGCTCTAATGGATGCAG GTGTTCCCATCTCTTCTGCTGTGGCAGGTGTAGCAATTGGCCTCATCTCCAAGGCCAACCCAGAGAAACCTACTGAGATCGTAGACTACAGATTACTCACTGATATTCTG GGAATAGAGGATTACCTTGGAGACATGGACTTCAAATTGGCGGGAACAAACAAGGGCATCACTGCGTTACAG GCTGACGTGAAGATCCCAGGTTTGCCTCTGAAGGTGGTCATGGAGGCCATCCAACAGGCCACAG TGGCAAAGAGGGAGATCTTGGGCATCATGAACAAATGTATAGCAAAACCCAGAGAGACGAGGAAAGAGAATGGACCGGTTGTTG AAAATGTCCGGGTGCCTATTTCCAGACGAGCACGCTTCGTTGGTCCGGGCGGTTATAATCTTCGCAGGCTACAAGCTCAAACAG GTGTGACAATAAGTCAGGTGGACGAGGAGACTTTCTCTGTGTTCGCTCCGACACCAGGAGCCATGAGTGAAGCTCAGGACTTCATCAGTGAAATCTGCAAAGATGAT cAAGAGCTGCAGCTGGAGTTCGGTGCTATCTACACTGCCACCATTATTGAGATAAG GGACATCGGTGTGATGGTGAAACTTTATCCCAACATGAGTGCTGTCCTGCTGCACAACTCACAACTGGACCACAAACGG ATCAAACATCCGAGTGCTTTGGGTTTAGAGGTGGGACAGCAGATACAG GTCAAGTACTTCGGACGGGACCCAACAGACGGCAGAATGAGACTTTCGCGGAAGGTGCTCCAGTCTCCTGCTGCAAGTGTTGTGAAGACGCTAAGCGAGAAACAGAGCATCTCCATGGGTTCAAGCAACGGCCAAACCACCAGCACCGATTTGTGA
- the LOC129092139 gene encoding serine/threonine-protein phosphatase 4 regulatory subunit 3-like, producing the protein MSDTRRRVKVYTLNEDRQWDDRGTGHVSSTFVERLKGISLLVRAESDGSLLLESKISPNTAYQKQQDTLIVWSEADNYDLALSFQEKAGCDEIWEKICQVQGKDPALDITQDPIDESEEERFEEIPETSHLVELPPCELSRLEEIADLVTSVLSSPIRREKLALALMSEGYIKKLLGLFRVCEDLDNREGLHHLYEIVRGVLFLNKAALFEAMFSDDCIMDVVGCLEYDPALVQPKRHREFLTKTAKFKEVIPITDSELRQKIHQTYRVQYIQDIILPTPSVFEENFLSTLTSFIFFNKVEIVSMLQEDEKFLTEVFAQLTDEATEDSKRRELVNFVKEFCAFSQTLQPQNRDAFFKTLANLGILPALEIVMGMDDLQVRAAATDIFSYLVEFSPSMVREFVMQEPQQTDDDVLLINVVIKQMICDSDPELGGAVQLMGLLRTLIDPENMLASTNKTEKTEFLSFFYKYCMHVLTAPLLANTAHDKICKDLQEGSAKINPVCPDNFQTAQLLALILELLTFCVEHHTYHIKTYIMNKDLLRRVLVLMNSKHTFLALCALRFMRRIIGLKDEYYNRYIIKGNLFEPVINALLDNGTRYNLLNSAIIELFEFIKVEDVKSLIAHIVDNFYKALESIEYVQTFKGLKGRYEQEKDRLSQRLNRYRRDARSLDEDEELWFNDDDDDDDGEAVEKSRMEDDFSDSYGKYMEAKKGAANGANGANNNGKAAVIPPASPALTPNNSSTSSVKTVALPATPVVKTALVGLVDYPDDEDEEEEDEEEEEQSPRKRPRLSS; encoded by the exons ATGTCGGACACTCGGCGGCGGGTGAAGGTGTACACGCTGAACGAAGACCGGCAGTGGGACGACCGGGGCACTGGACACGTGTCCTCCACGTTTGTTGAACGCCTGAAGGGGATCTCGTTGTTGGTTCGGGCCGAATCCGACG gaTCTCTGCTATTGGAGTCGAAGATAAGCCCGAATACTGCATATCAGAAACAACAG GACACACTGATTGTCTGGTCGGAAGCAGATAATTATGACCTTGCCCTTAGTTTCCAGGAAAAGGCGGGCTGCGATGAGATTTGGGAGAAGATTTGCCAG GTTCAAGGCAAGGACCCTGCCCTGGACATCACCCAGGACCCTATTGATGAGTCAGAAGAGGAGCGCTTCGAGGAGATTCCAGAGACAAGCCACCTGGTGGAGCTCCCTCCTTGTGAGCTAAGCCGACTGGAGGAGATCGCTGACCTGGTGACCTCTGTTCTCTCTTCGCCCATCCGGAGGGAAAAACTCGCCCTGGCCCTGATGAGTGAGGGCTACATCAAGAAACTCCTGGGTCTCTTCAGAGTGTGTGAGGACCTGGACAACAGGGAAGGTCTACATCACCTCTATGAGATTGTCCGTGGTGTCTTGTTCCTGAATAAAGCGGCCCTCTTTGAGGCGATGTTCTCTGATGACTGTATCATGGATGTGGTGGGCTGCCTCGAGTATGACCCGGCGCTGGTTCAGCCTAAACGGCACCGGGAATTCTTGACCAAGACAGCTAAGTTTAAGGAGGTGATCCCTATCACGGACTCTGAGCTGCGGCAAAAGATCCACCAAACCTACCGGGTGCAGTACATCCAGGACATCATCCTGCCCACGCCGTCTGTTTTTGAGGAGAACTTCCTGTCCACGCTcacctccttcatcttcttcaacAAGGTGGAGATCGTCAGTATGTTGCAG GAGGACGAGAAGTTCCTAACGGAGGTCTTTGCACAGCTCACAGATGAAGCCACAGAAGACAGTAAAAGAAGAGAGCTC GTGAACTTTGTCAAGGAATTCTGTGCTTTTTCTCAAACGTTGCAGCCACAAAACAGGGACGCTTTCTTCAAAACTCTGGCAAATCTAGGCATTTTACCTGCTCTTGAAATAGTCATG GGAATGGATGACCTGCAGGTGAGGGCGGCAGCTACAGACATCTTCTCTTACCTGGTGGAATTCAGCCCCTCCATGGTCCGGGAGTTCGTCATGCAGGAGCCACAGCAGACAGACGAC GATGTTCTGCTGATAAATGTTGTGATCAAGCAGATGATTTGTGACTCTGACCCAGAGTTAGGAGGTGCTGTCCAGCTGATGGGTCTGCTCAGGACGCTCATCGACCCTGAGAACATGCTGGCTTCCACAAAT AAAACTGAAAAGACTGAATTTCTGAGTTTCTTCTACAAGTACTGCATGCATGTCCTGACTGCTCCTCTGCTGGCCAACACTGCACATGACAAAATCTGTAAAG ATCTGCAGGAGGGATCAGCGAAGATCAACCCCGTCTGTCCAG ACAACTTCCAGACAGCTCAGCTGCTGGCACTGATCCTGGAGCTCCTGACCTTCTGTGTGGAGCACCACACCTATCACATCAAGACCTACATCATGAACAAAGACCTGCTCAGGAGAGTGCTGGTGCTCATGAACTCAAAACACACCTTCCTTGCTCTTT GTGCCCTGCGTTTCATGCGCAGAATCATTGGTCTGAAGGACGAGTACTACAACCGCTACATCATCAAAGGGAACCTGTTTGAACCCGTCATTAATGCCCTGCTGGACAACGGCACCCGATACAACCTCCTCAACTCAGCCATCATAGAGCTCTTTGAGTTCATCAAAGTG GAGGACGTGAAGTCTCTCATAGCTCACATTGTGGATAACTTCTACAAAGCACTTGAATCCATTGAGTACGTCCAGACTTTCAAGGGTCTGAAAGGCCGGTACGAGCAGGAGAAAGACCGGCTGAGTCAGAGGCTCAACAG atATCGCAGAGACGCACGGTCGTTGGACGAGGACGAGGAGTTGTGGTTCAACGATGACGACGACGATGACGATGGAGAGGCTGTGGAGAAGAGCCGAATGGAGGATGACTTCTCCGACAGCTACGGCAAGTACATGGAAGCCAAAAAAG GAGCTGCCAACGGAGCGAATGGTGCCAACAATAACGGGAAAGCTGCTGTAATCCCACCTGCCTCACCAGCCCTCACTCCAAACAACAGTTCAACCTCCTCCGTCAAAACAGTTGCTCTTCCCGCCACACCAGTGGTGAAG ACGGCTCTGGTTGGTTTGGTGGACTACCCTGACgacgaggatgaagaggaagaagacgaggaggaagaggagcaatCTCCAAGGAAGCGGCCCCGCCTGAGCTCTTAA